Below is a genomic region from Paludicola sp. MB14-C6.
AATCAGAAACAATTGGTAGCTACCATATGATGAAAGCGCAAAATCCTGTATATATTATAAGCGGTGAAAGTGATGAATGATTTAACTTTAACTAGTAACAGAATTATGCTTACCGCAACAGGCAGCGGAGCAGGTAAAACTACGATTACTTGTGGACTTTTAAAAGCTTTGATAAATCGCCATAAATCAGTTGTAAGTTTTAAATGCGGTCCTGATTATATAGACCCGATGTTTCATTCCAAAATAATCGGTACAAAATCAAGAAATCTAGATATCTTTATGTGTGGTGAAGATAACGTTAAATATCTTCTTGCAAAAAATTCTGTTGGTTGTGATATTTCGGTTATAGAGGGCGTTATGGGAATGTATGATGGGCTTTTGTTCCAATCTGATTATGCATCATCCAATCACCTATCAAAATTAACCGACACACCCCAAATACTGATTGTAAACGTAAAAGGTATGAGTCTTTCCGTTGTTGCTTTAATTAAAGGCTTTCTTTGTTACAAAGAAAACAACATAAAGGGTGTTATTTTGAATAACTGCACACAGGGTATGTATTCAATTTATAAAAAAATGATAGAAGATGAACTATCTGTTCATGTATATGGATACTTTCCCAATGTAAAAGAGGCTTCCATTGAAAGCAGACATTTAGGCTTGGTAACCGCTAACGAAATATCCGATATCAATAAAAAGCTGGATTTACTTGCAAAAACAGCAGAAGAATGTCTTGATATTGATGCCATTCTTTCTCTAGCGTCATCTGCTAAAGCGTTGCAATACAAAGCCATAGAGCCAAGTATGACAAAGAAATTGAACGTAAAAATAGCAGTAGCAAGGGATAACGCATTTTGTTTTACTTATGAGGACAATATCGATTTGCTGAAAAAACTTGGAGCAGAAATAGAATATTTTTCACCGCTCAATGACACTACACTTCCCAACAATATGGATGGGTTGATTTTATGCGGAGGATATCCCGAAGAATATGCCCAAGAGCTTTCAAAAAATAAAGCCATGTTACAATGCATCAAAAATGCAATTGAAAACAAAATGCCTACCATTGCGGAATGTGGCGGTTTTATGTATCTTATGGATAGCATAACGGATAAAAACAATATCTCATATCCAATGGTATCGGCAATTAAGGGCAATTCCTATATGACTTCAAAGCTTTCAAGATTTGGCTATATTAATCTTACCGCCAAAGTTGATAATTTACTTTGCAAAAAGGGTGAAAGCATTAACGCACATGAATTTCACTATTCAAACAGTGACAATAACGGTGATGACTTTCAAGCAAGCAAACGCAGTAAAGAATGGGATTGTATTCATGCAACAGATACCTTATTTGCGGGCTATCCTCATATTCACTTTTGGGGAAATACCAATTTCGCAGTAAACTTTATTCAAAAATGTGATGCATACAAACAGAGTAAGGAGAGCCTATGATGACATTGAGCGAAGCTTTAACCAAAATAGAAGAACCATCAAAGGATGCTATAGCAAAGGCAATTAATCGTTGGGATAATATTGCAAAGCCTTTAAAAAGCTTAGGATTGCTTGAATCTACTATTGTTAAAATAGCAGGAATTCAAAAAACGCCAAATGTAAACATAGATAAAAGATGTGTTGCGGTTATGTGTGCCGATAATGGAGTTGTCGCACAAGGTGTAACGCAATCCCCAAGCGAAATTACTGCCGTCGTTACTGAAAATTTTGCAAAAGGCTGTACAAGTGTATGCATTATGGCAAAAAGTGCAAATGCAGATGTCATTCCAATTGATATTGGCGTTTATCGTGATGTTAATGTTAGCGGAGTTATCAATAAAAAGGTTATGTATGGCACAAACGATATGACACAAATGCCTGCAATGACAAGAGAACAAGCTGTAAAAGCAATCGAAGTCGGTATTAACACCGTAATCGAATTAAAGGAAAAGGGTTATAAAATTATAGCAACCGGTGAAATGGGAATTGGCAATACAACAACTAGTGCAGCAATTACGTCAGTGCTTTTATCATTACCTGTAGAATATGTAACTGGAGTGGGTGCAGGGCTTACAAGTGATGGGCTAAAGCGTAAAATCAATGCAATCAAAAAAGCAATAGAAGTGAACCAGCCAAATAAAAATGATCCGATTGACGTTCTTGCAAAGGTCGGCGGGTTGGATATTGCGGGAATTGTAGGGCTATATATAGGTGGTGCAGTATGTAATATACCGATCATGATTGACGGCGTTATTTCAGCGGTTGGAGCTATTATTGCATTGAAACTATCTGAAAGATGTAAGCATTACATGATTGTATCCCATGTTTCAAAAGAGCCTGCAGGCAAATTATTGTTAGAAGAGTTAGGATTTAAACCGCTTTTAACATGTGAAATGTGCCTTGGCGAGGGAACCGGTGCAGTTGCAGCACTCCCAGTTATCGATATGGGACTTGCGGTTTATAACAATACATATACCTTTGAAGATGCAGAAATCGAAAAATATGAGGACTTAAATAAGGCATAAATAACAAGTGGAGGTGTACAATGCTGATTTTAGTTTTAGGCTCAAGCGGAAGTGGAAAATCCGCATTTGCAGAAAATATTGCTACCTCCCTCTCGAAAGAATTGCTTTATGTTGCAACGATGCAGCCTTTTGGAAATGAAGCAGAACAAAGAATTAAAAGGCATCGTGAAATGCGCAAAAACAAGGGCTTTATAAGCGTTGATTGCTATGCGGATTTGGAACACTTTCAGCTTGAAAAGAAATATGGAGTTGTGTTGTTGGAATGTATGTCAAATCTGCTTGCAAACGAAATGTATCGTGAAAATGCCAATAGGGAAGATTTAATTCATAAAATAATAAGCGGGATTGAAAAAATAAAAGCACAAACTGACCATTTCATTATCGTTTCAAATGATGTTGGATGTGATCTGAACGATTACAGCGAAGAAACACTTTCTTATATAAATAAGCTTGGAATAATCAATCAAGAGCTTGTAAAAAAGGCTGATACAGTAGTTGAAGTTGTTTGCTCAATACCGATATATCACAAAGGGGAAAAGCTATGGTAAAAGACATAATAAGTGGATTGGTAACCGCATTTTCAATGTATTCCATTGTACCAATGCCACAAATGGAATGGAATAAAAACACAATGAAATACGCAATGTGCTTTTTTCCTTTAATAGGATTGCTTATTGGCGGAGTGGTATATGGAGCAACTGCACTAAGCAGTTATTTTAAAATTAGTCCGTTACTTTATTCTGCTATTTTAGTTTTCATTCCTATTATTATTTCGGGAGCGATCCATCTTGACGGGTTGATTGATACAGGAGATGCACTCTATTCTAGGCTTGAAAGAGAAAGAAAGCTGGAAATACTAAAAGATCCTCATGTTGGTGCGTTTGGAGTCATTTTATGTGGAGGATATTTGTTATTAAGCTTCGGAGTAGCAGGACAATTTTATCAAAATACAAAACTGCTGCCTTTCTTATGTCTTGGATATATCCTATCAAGAGGCTATAGTGCATTATCTATAGTGAGTTTTAAAACGGCTAAAAATTCAGGACTGGCTTACATTTTTTCAGACAATGCCAGTAAAAAAACTGTTAAAATAACAAGTTTGCTTTATATCATAATAGCTTACGTGGGTATGCTTTTTATAAATCCTATCATAGGAATGATTACATTGGCTTTAAGCCTAGGTCGGTTTATTTTGTTTAAAATGATGTGTTATAAAAAATTTGGTGGTCTTACTGGCGATTTAGCAGGATATCTACTTTGCACAATTGAATTTATAATACTTTGTATAAGTGCATTTGGGGTGATGATATGAGGTTTATTATAGGTGGAAATGCAAGCGGAAAGCTTCAAAGAGTATATGAGCTTGGCTATCAAGACAGTGATATTCTTTATTGTAAACATAATGAAATACCTCAAATAGAAAACCAAAGAGTTTTATACAAGCTAAATACTTTGATAGATACACTTATGAAACATGATATTGAGCCTAAAGAATATATAAATTCATTGATGAAAAATTCAAATATCGAGGTTATTGTTTGTGATGAAGTTGGGTGTGGCGTTGTACCTATGCAAAGATATGAACGTGATTTCAGAGAATGTGTCGGTAGAATCAGCTGTTTGGTTGCAACAAATGCAAATAGTGTTGAAAGGATATACTGCGGCATAGCTACAGTTATAAAATCAGATGAAAGTTAACGTTATCATGATACGCCATGCCAAAACTCGTGGTAATTTGAACCATGAATATATAGGATCAACGGATGAAAGCTTGTGTGAAATAGGTGTAGAAGAGTTGAAAATGAACGGTAAGCGTTATCCTCATGCTGACTATATCTATTCAAGCCCATTGAAACGATGCATTGAAACAGCAGCTATCATATATGATGATAAAAAACCTATCATTGAAAATGATTTGCGTGAATGTGATTTTGGCGATTTTGAAAAAATGAATTATGAACAGTTAAAAGATAGAGAAGAATACCAACGCTTTATTGATAGTAATGGGGAAGCGAGCTTTCCAAACGGCGAAAGTAAAAGCCAATTTTCAAAACGATGTATTAAGGCTTTTGAAAAAATAGTAATAAATCAGGATGATGGGGATACCATAGCTATTATTTGTCATGGCGGCACAATTATGGCTGTTTTACATCAATACAGCAATCCACATAAAGACTTTTACGAATGGCAAGCGAAAAATACGCAAGGCTTTACTTTTGTATTTGATACAAACATAAAAAAGGCTATAGATATTAGAAGATTACAGGGGGAAAGTTGAAGATGGAAATATTAGTTGCAGTAATAATCGGGTTTATACTTGATTTGATTATTGGTGATCCACAATGGCTTCCACATCCTGTAAGATTGATTGGCTTTTTGATTGCAAAAGGCGAAAAAATAATCAGAAAAATTCTTCCTAAAAAAGAGTTTATAGGCGGTATGATATTAACCGTATTGGTAACGGCAATCTCTTTTGTAGTCCCATATTTTATCCTATACTTTGCAGGACTGTTTAGCATCTATCTAAAAATAGCAATAGAGGCTGTATTTTGTTATCAAATACTTGCAACGAAGTGTTTAAAGGTTGAAAGTATGAGAGTATATCAATATCTTATAAAAAAGGATATTTTAAATTCAAGAAAATATCTATCATGGATTGTAGGAAGAGATACCGAAAATTTAGATGAACAGCAAATATCAAAAGCAGTGGTTGAAACAATTGCCGAAAATACATCTGACGGAGTAATTGCTCCTATGATTTTCTTAGTAATTGGTGGTGCACCATTAGGCTTTTTCTATAAAGCGGTTAATACACTGGATTCTATGATAGGCTATAAAAATGACAAATATCTGTATTTTGGAAGATTTGCGGCAAAACTTGATGATGTCTTAAACTTTTTACCGGCTATAATTTCAGCAATGTTTATGATAGCGGCAAGCTTTATCGTAGGCCTTGACTCTAAAAATGCAGTGAAAATATATAAACGTGATAAACATAATCATTCAAGTCCTAACAGCGCAAAAACTGAGGCAGTTGCAGCCGGTGCTTTAAACTTAATGCTTGCGGGAGATGCTTATTATTTTGGCAAACTGGTAAAGAAGAAAACCATAGGCGATGATAATAAAACGATAACGCCCCAAGATATTCCTACTATGAACAAGCTGATGTATGCAACAGCAACGGTTTCTATTCTTATTTTATCCGCAATAAGGCTAACTATGGTGATATTACTATGATAAATAACAATAATACATATACGAAAAAGAAAAGCGATGTGAATACAGTATCATGCCGCCATGGTGGAGATGTCTATACCAAGCGTATAATGAAATATGCGGATAAAATAGTCGACTTTTCTGCAAACATCAATCCGTTGGGAATGCCCGATAATGTAAAGAATGCGATTATTGAAAATATTGATGCATATGAGTGCTATCCGGATCCATTTTGTAGAGAGTTAAGAGATGCAATTGCAAAAGTTGAGAATACAAAACCGCAAAATATAAGTTGTGGTAATGGTGCGGCGGATATTATATATAAATTAGCATGGGGATTGAAGCCTCAGAAAGCATTACTGCTTGCTCCAACTTTTTCGGAATACGAACAGGCTTTAAATACCGTTAGCTGTAAAGTCGAATATTATAACTTAAAACAAGAAAACGAATTTCAATTAGATGAGGATATATTAGATTGCATTACAGATGATATTGACATTATGTTTGTTTGTAACCCGAATAATCCAACCGGAATTGTTACTCCTAAACCGTTAATGAAAAAAATATTGGATCAATGTAAATGCTGTGGGGCTATTTTGATTGTAGACGAATGTTTTATGGATTTTGTAATGGATGAAGAACAATATAGTATTTCTTCTATGATAGAAAGCTATGATAATTTAGTAATCATGAAGGCTTTTACGAAAATCTACGCTATGGCGGGAATAAGGCTTGGATATATGCTTTGCTCCAATCAAAACATCATTTATTCTGTTAATAATGCATCGCAATCATGGAGTGTTTCAACAGTTGCAAGCAAATGCGGAATAGCTGCTTTAAATAATTCCGATTATGTAAACAAAACCAAACAGATGATAAAACAAAACAGGGAGTATCTGATTATTGAACTCAATTCACTTGGCTTTCGAACCTTTGATTCAAGTACAAATTATATACTATTTTATACCGATAATGTAACCATTCAAACAGAGCTTGAGCAGTATGGGGTTTTAATTCGAAATTGTGATAATTACCATAACTTAAAAAGTGGCTTTTATCGTATTGCGGTTAAATCTCAAAAGGATAATCAATATTTAATAGAATGTATTAGAAAAGTAGTAACGGAGTAACAACAGATGAAAGTTATATTTGTAATTATAGACGGTGCAGAACGATCCGATTATGAATCGCTCACATTGAATCAATATACTCATGAACATCTGCTTTTGAATAATACACCTATGGGAATGAATGCAAACAGCCTTACTTGTATCTTAAACATACTTGGTGTTCCACATGATAAAATTCCGAAAGGAAGAGCCTATCTGGAAGCATTAGCGTCCAATATTAACATAGATCAGAATGATATAGTATTTCGTTGTAACGGCGTTGAGATACAAAATAATGTGCTTGTGTCTTCTTGTAAAGAGGTCAATACTACTTTTGTTAATAATCAAGTGCAAATCATACCTCTTGGAGGTTATAAAAATCTACTTATGATTAAAAACAGTAAGGAATGCTTTGATTCCATATCTACTTATGAGCCTCATAATAATATTGGAAAAAATATAAATTCTCTATTGCCTACATGCAGTAATATGCAATTACAAAATTTGTTGCAAGAGCTTATATTGAAAAACAATCTTTGGGCATGGGGTCAAGCCGTTCAAACAGATCTACCTTCATTCAATACTCTTCATCATAAAAATGGTGCAATTGTATGTAAAACCGAAATTGTAAAGGGTATTGCTAAAGCAATGGGAATGGAATGTCCCGATATGAAAAATGCAACAGCAGAAACCAATACGGACTTGAAAGAAAAAGCCGATATGACTTTAAAGCTTTCACAAATATATGATTTTACAATGCTGCATATTAACGGCGCAGATGAAGCGGCTCATAGGAAAAACGCTGATGAAAAACATGCGTTTATTCAAAGAATTGATCAGGAAGTCATATCGTATCTGATAAAAAATATTGATCAGGATACTGCTTTGATTGTTACTTCAGATCATGTAACAGATGTTAAGACGGGCGAACACAAAAATGAGCCTACAGACTGTTTTATATTGAATAAAAACAAGGAGTGTGAACAATGGCTAAAGCGATAATGATACAGGGAACAACATCAAACGCAGGCAAAAGCTTAGTTGCGGCTGGACTTTGCCGAGTTTTTATGCAAGACGGTTATAAGGTTGCTCCTTTTAAGTCTCAAAATATGGCGCTCAATTCTTTTATTACAGATGATGGCTTTGAAATGGGAAGAGCACAGGTTATGCAAGCAGAGGCAGCTGGTATTGCTCCTGATGTAAGAATGAATCCGATTTTATTAAAGCCTACAAGTGATAAAGGCTCACAAGTAATTGTGAACGGCGAAGTTATGGGCGATATGTCGGCAAAAGATTATTTTGCACATAAGCTTGAACTTGTTCCAAAAATAATGGAAGCTTACAATAGTCTTTCAGAGGAATATGATATTATTGTTATAGAGGGTGCAGGCAGTCCTGCAGAAATTAACTTAAAGTCACAAGATATCGTAAATATGGGTATGGCAAAGCTAGCAAAAGCACCTGTACTGATTGTAGGCGATATTGACAGAGGTGGCGTTTTTGCGGCACTAGCAGGAACAATGCTGCTTTTAGATGATGATGAAAAAGCGATGGTTAAGGGCACAATTATTAATAAATTCCGTGGCGATGTATCCATATTGGAGCCAGGGCTTAGAAGCCTTGAAGAGATAGTGAAAGTGCCTGTTGCAGGTGTTTTACCATATTTAAAGATAAATGTGGATGACGAGGATAGCCTAAGCGAAAGATTTGATAAGAGCCTTGCTCCCGCACTAGTAGATATAGCGGTCATTCGATTGCCTCGTATATCTAATTTTACTGACTTTAACCCATTTGAATATATTGAGGGGGTATCCTTAAGATATGTTGGTGGTATTTCGGAACTTGGAAATCCTGATTTAATTATCATTCCTGGAACCAAAAATACAATGTCTGATTTGCTTTGGTTACGTCAATCCGGATTGGAGGCTGCAATTTTAAAGCATGCATCAAAAGGGTTTCCGGTAATAGGTGTGTGCGGTGGATACCAAATGCTTGGAATGACATTAAAAGATCCCTATTCTGTTGAACATGGCGGCGAAATGTCTGGACTTGGCTTGCTTGAATGTGATACTGTATTTGAAAAGCAAAAAACTAGAACAAGGGTTGAGGGGAGATTATCAAGTGTCGGCGGCATTTTTAGTGAGTTATCCAATACTGAATATGAGGGTTATGAAATACATATGGGTGTTACTTCAAATAATAAAGACATTGTAAACTCAGATAATATTTACGGTACTTATATTCACGGTATTTTTGATAGAGATACAGTATCTAAAGTAATCGTTGAAGCTTTGTTAAAAGCCCAAGGTCTTGATTGCTCTTCCATAAAAGCATTTAACATCGCTGATTATAAAAGCGAGCAATATGATATCTTAGCTGAATCAATCAGAACATCGCTTGATATGGAGTATATCTATAAAGTTTTGAATGAAGGAATATAGCTATGAAAAATGAACTTGGACTAATTCATATCTATTGTGGAAATGGAAAAGGAAAAACGACTGCAGCTATAGGGCTTGCATTAAGGGCGTTGGGATTTGGGTTTCAAGTTGTAGTGGTACAGTTTTTAAAAGACGGCAACAGCAGTGAATTGAAAGCGCTTAAAATGTTTCCGAACGCAACCGTAATCTCAGGAAAAGATGTTGCAGGCTTTTCGTTTAAAATGACTGATGATCAAAAGCAAATTGTAAAGGAAAATCATAATCAACACCTAAAAAGTGCAATTGAGCTTTGTCAAAATGAGCAATGCGATGTGCTAATACTTGATGAGGTTTTAGATGCAGTAAATTTGGAACTGATTGATTATAATATGCTTATAGAATTTATCAAAAACAAATCATCACATATCGAAATAATTATGACGGGTAGAAATCCTAAGAAAGAACTTGTTGACCTTGCCGATTATATTTCTAATGTGACAAAAGAAAAACATCCTTATGATCAAGGTATAAAAGCAAGAGGAGGAATAGAAATTTGAAGATAGATAACATTCAACCTGCTGATATTGAAAAACGCAGTTTTGAAATCATAACTGAAATTTTGGGCGATAAAAAGCTTGATCCTAAAAACGAAAAAATAATCAAGAGGGCAATTCATACTTCAGCTGATTTTGATTATGCCGATAATCTTTATTTTTCAGAGAATGTAACCGATATTTTAATCAATGCTATTCGAAATGGCGCTGATATTGTAACGGATACGCAAATGGCGAAATCAGGAATTAACAAGAATACTCTGAAAAAGTTAGGTGGAGAAGTCCATTGTTTTATTTCCGATGAGGATGTTGCTTTGGAAGCAAAAGAGCGTGGGGTAACAAGGGCAATTGTTTCAATGGAAAAGGCTTGTGAAATTAAAAAGCCTGTAATCTTTGCAATTGGAAACGCACCGACAGCACTTTTAAGGCTGAAAGAGCTTGTTCAAGAGAACAAATTGAATCCAGTTGGAATAATTGGAGTACCAGTTGGATTTGTTAATGTTGTGGAATCAAAAGAACAAATTATCGATACGACCATTCCTTGTATTGTTGCAAGAGGCAGAAAAGGCGGCAGCAATATTGCCGCTGCAATCTGCAATGCACTTATTTATATGGCGTAATTATGCTTATTATGGTGAAGTATATTAATTTAATGCCTAGATGTATCTAATTTGTACTGTAATATGATAATAAAAGCCTTGAGTTGATTGACTCAAGGCTTTTGTGTGATTAACTTTTTATCTTGACTTTGACTCAAGATTCTTGTTTATTGCTTTTTTCGCAACCATATATTAAAGCATATAAATCCAGTAAAGCAAAAGATGCAACCTAATAACATGGAAATACGAATACTATAATCCGCAGAGATTCCAAACAACAAATTGGGAATTAAACTGACAATGTTCATTGCTATTGAGTAGATAGACAATATCGTAGCTCGATTTTTTGAAATTTGCTGGTTTTGAATTTCCATACTGATGGGGAAAAATAAGCTTGTCGCAATGCGAAGTAGTAAAATACCTAATACCGAGAGAATTGCATTATGAAATAGTGAAAGTATAAAGCAAGCGATAGTACCAAATAAAAACAACATATTTCCAGTTTTATTTTGTCCAAGCTTGGTTACTAAGCGATGTGAAAATAAAGATGCAAATTCAGATATTGTTAAAAGAATATATAAATAGCCCATGTTGGAAACTGAAATGCCACTCTCAGTATACTGTAATTGGCTTAAAAATACGGTAATAGTCTGATTGCTTTCCACCAATAATGCACTACCAATTAAAAATAAAAAGAACTGTTGGGGTAGGTTGAAAAAAGAATTTACAGCTTCTTTTATAGAAAGTTTTTCTTTCTTATTATCCTTCTTTTTTGTTGGCTCTTTCAAAAAAAGTGATAAAAATAAAGCCATGGAATACGCAATTACTGTTAACAATCCAAGAGATTTATAATTAATATTTGAAAGAAAAGTAAAAGAAAGAGAAGCAATAAGAATGCCTAAAGTGCCCATGGATTGCCATATGCCAAATACTTTATTTGCTTTTTTTTGATCAATTGATTCATATAGAAATGCACTATCACAACCTGATTGTCCAGATAACGCAAAGGCGAGTAGTATACGTTCAAATATGAACATCGAAAAACTATTTGCTTGCCAAAATATAATTTTGGATAAAAAATATATTGAGTTGGAAATCAGTATTGTATTTTTATAGCCGATTTTATCAGCAATGACACCCCAAGGAAATTCTAAGAATAGAATTAATACCATATAAATACACTCGATTATAGCAATTTGAAATACAGTAATACCTTGTGATTTGCGATAAAGTGTTGCAACGGGTGCATAAAAAACCATACCTTGTAAAAAGGTAATGGTAAATAATAAAATTAAATTTTTTCGGTTAATAATGAACCCTCCGATTTAAAAAATGTATAACAACAAAGCCATTTTAAAATGGCAGGTATGAAATTCCATTGTATTAAATCGGACAAATCATAATAAACTCCTTGAAATATTATATATAATATTATAATAACTAGATTAGAAATAGTAAATAGTAAATTGAAATAATTATTTACTGCTTTACCGTTTCTTTCAACTTTGTTTTTTCATAAATCATAAATAGGACAAATAAGATAACACCTTTTAGAATGCTTGAAATGCTAATACTCCACCATATACCGCTTAAGCCAAGCGCAGTACTGCTAAGAAATAGAGCCATTGGAATACGGGCTACAGTAAAAGTAATGCTTACAATAGATGGTGGCAGTGTTTTGCCGAAACCGGAGAATGCGCCAGCTGTTACAATTTCTACACACATGAATAATTGTGAAACGCCGAGGATTACAAGATAATCAACACCAACTGGAATAACAGCTGTTTCTGTAATGAAGATTTTGAATATTGGCTCTGCAAGAAAAATGAGTAAAAGAGTGGATAGTGTACCCCATATTGAAATTAAAGATAAAGCAGATTTATATCCTTTTTTCGCACGTTCAATATTCTTTGCACCATAGTTTTGCGCAATAAACGAGTTGATTGCAACGGAAAATCCGTCTGCGGTCATCCAAGAGATGGATTCGATTTGGCTTCCAACTTTTTGTACAGCAACAGCAGCATCACCAAAATTAGCAATTAGCCTTGCAATAATCATAGAAATTGCGGTGAATGTCATACTTTGAATTGCGGTTGGAAAGCCAATTTTAATAATTTCTTTTTGACAGATCCAGTTTGGCTTTTGGAAAACGTTGACTTGATGAAATAACATGGTATCTTTGATTGCGTAAAAAACAAATAGTAAAGAAACAACACCTTGTGCTATAATAGTAGCCCAAGCAGCACCTGCAACACCCATCGGAGGAATTGGACCCACACCAAATATGAAAACAGGATCTAATATAATGTTGATGAATAGGCCAACGGTTGTTGTTAGAAATGGTGTTCTACTGTTACCGGTTGCAGTAATCAATCCAGAAAAAATTTGGTTAACAAACTGAAAGATAATTGCACCACCCGTAATCTTTAAATATACTTCAGCATCAGCAATTACGGTTGCACTATTTAAATTGAAAAATGCGATAAGCGGCTTTGCAAAGAGAAACATAATCAAGCCAAAAACAATCGAAAAGAATATTCCTAGCTGTAGGGAATTGCTTGCATATTCTGTAGCTTCTTCCCGTTTTTGTGCGCCCCATTTTTGTGCAACCATAACTTGTCCGCCCATACGTGCAAGAACAGCCATACCTGTTGAAAGCCAGCCAAACATAGAAGCAGAACCAACTGCAGCAACCGCATTACTGCCTATTTGACCGATCCAAATCATGTCGGTTAAGTTATATGCCATTTGAATGAGCGATGTAGCCATAATAGGGATTGCCAGTTTTGTAAGTGAGGTGAAAATGTTTCCTTCTAAAAGGTTAATACGTTTGCTCATTAAAACACTCCTGTAAAATTAATGTTGTGAAATGGAATAGACAAATGTCTTTTATTATGTTAAGATAATAAAAATATAATGAAAAAGAGGAATT
It encodes:
- a CDS encoding adenosylcobinamide-GDP ribazoletransferase codes for the protein MVKDIISGLVTAFSMYSIVPMPQMEWNKNTMKYAMCFFPLIGLLIGGVVYGATALSSYFKISPLLYSAILVFIPIIISGAIHLDGLIDTGDALYSRLERERKLEILKDPHVGAFGVILCGGYLLLSFGVAGQFYQNTKLLPFLCLGYILSRGYSALSIVSFKTAKNSGLAYIFSDNASKKTVKITSLLYIIIAYVGMLFINPIIGMITLALSLGRFILFKMMCYKKFGGLTGDLAGYLLCTIEFIILCISAFGVMI
- the cbiB gene encoding adenosylcobinamide-phosphate synthase CbiB: MEILVAVIIGFILDLIIGDPQWLPHPVRLIGFLIAKGEKIIRKILPKKEFIGGMILTVLVTAISFVVPYFILYFAGLFSIYLKIAIEAVFCYQILATKCLKVESMRVYQYLIKKDILNSRKYLSWIVGRDTENLDEQQISKAVVETIAENTSDGVIAPMIFLVIGGAPLGFFYKAVNTLDSMIGYKNDKYLYFGRFAAKLDDVLNFLPAIISAMFMIAASFIVGLDSKNAVKIYKRDKHNHSSPNSAKTEAVAAGALNLMLAGDAYYFGKLVKKKTIGDDNKTITPQDIPTMNKLMYATATVSILILSAIRLTMVILL
- a CDS encoding bifunctional adenosylcobinamide kinase/adenosylcobinamide-phosphate guanylyltransferase, which codes for MLILVLGSSGSGKSAFAENIATSLSKELLYVATMQPFGNEAEQRIKRHREMRKNKGFISVDCYADLEHFQLEKKYGVVLLECMSNLLANEMYRENANREDLIHKIISGIEKIKAQTDHFIIVSNDVGCDLNDYSEETLSYINKLGIINQELVKKADTVVEVVCSIPIYHKGEKLW
- a CDS encoding histidine phosphatase family protein yields the protein MKVNVIMIRHAKTRGNLNHEYIGSTDESLCEIGVEELKMNGKRYPHADYIYSSPLKRCIETAAIIYDDKKPIIENDLRECDFGDFEKMNYEQLKDREEYQRFIDSNGEASFPNGESKSQFSKRCIKAFEKIVINQDDGDTIAIICHGGTIMAVLHQYSNPHKDFYEWQAKNTQGFTFVFDTNIKKAIDIRRLQGES
- a CDS encoding bifunctional adenosylcobinamide kinase/adenosylcobinamide-phosphate guanylyltransferase; amino-acid sequence: MRFIIGGNASGKLQRVYELGYQDSDILYCKHNEIPQIENQRVLYKLNTLIDTLMKHDIEPKEYINSLMKNSNIEVIVCDEVGCGVVPMQRYERDFRECVGRISCLVATNANSVERIYCGIATVIKSDES
- the cobT gene encoding nicotinate-nucleotide--dimethylbenzimidazole phosphoribosyltransferase, with protein sequence MTLSEALTKIEEPSKDAIAKAINRWDNIAKPLKSLGLLESTIVKIAGIQKTPNVNIDKRCVAVMCADNGVVAQGVTQSPSEITAVVTENFAKGCTSVCIMAKSANADVIPIDIGVYRDVNVSGVINKKVMYGTNDMTQMPAMTREQAVKAIEVGINTVIELKEKGYKIIATGEMGIGNTTTSAAITSVLLSLPVEYVTGVGAGLTSDGLKRKINAIKKAIEVNQPNKNDPIDVLAKVGGLDIAGIVGLYIGGAVCNIPIMIDGVISAVGAIIALKLSERCKHYMIVSHVSKEPAGKLLLEELGFKPLLTCEMCLGEGTGAVAALPVIDMGLAVYNNTYTFEDAEIEKYEDLNKA
- a CDS encoding cobyrinate a,c-diamide synthase, which gives rise to MNDLTLTSNRIMLTATGSGAGKTTITCGLLKALINRHKSVVSFKCGPDYIDPMFHSKIIGTKSRNLDIFMCGEDNVKYLLAKNSVGCDISVIEGVMGMYDGLLFQSDYASSNHLSKLTDTPQILIVNVKGMSLSVVALIKGFLCYKENNIKGVILNNCTQGMYSIYKKMIEDELSVHVYGYFPNVKEASIESRHLGLVTANEISDINKKLDLLAKTAEECLDIDAILSLASSAKALQYKAIEPSMTKKLNVKIAVARDNAFCFTYEDNIDLLKKLGAEIEYFSPLNDTTLPNNMDGLILCGGYPEEYAQELSKNKAMLQCIKNAIENKMPTIAECGGFMYLMDSITDKNNISYPMVSAIKGNSYMTSKLSRFGYINLTAKVDNLLCKKGESINAHEFHYSNSDNNGDDFQASKRSKEWDCIHATDTLFAGYPHIHFWGNTNFAVNFIQKCDAYKQSKESL